A genome region from Dolichospermum compactum NIES-806 includes the following:
- a CDS encoding patatin-like phospholipase family protein — MVKKVIEQLVLTFDGQHDYIDFVKNDPDLVLSQGTSGFTVSGWVNPHHLTKQATTYGTRNVFFARSSDRYSDNFEVGVSPTGNLDIYIDEQLSKFIKTLGNRELTIGEWHFFAIVFNQGDLTVYLDHNQYIEYFTGSALNKATSPITLGGTLHNNIYFSGQLAHISVWNYPCNQEQIQAHRSGLIVGDEEGLVAYWKLDEGAGRIVKNQIGESYQGNFYGDPSWNLAQIPFLGESSDQAEIPTENSISSQQQETTINQVESPINIQILLPLSTQESQENINKTAQPKYKILAIDGGGIRGIIPALVLAEIEKRTQKPIFSLFDLIAGTSTGGILALGLTKPRLNTETADKLTQAEYTAADLSELFIEYGVEIFYEPLFEKILGPLEDIFLQPKYASTSRVEMLKQYFGDSLIENNLKEVFVTSYDIEQRIPILFTNKREKQQIESQRSRNLCAGFSLLDAALATSATPTYFPPHRITTNHNNNGFYTLVDGGVFANNPAQLAISEAKISSKREANRVLNTEDILMVSLGTGSLTSVYPYNEVKNWGLLQWGRPLLNIMFDGSSEVVAGELERLFASSNPENTSSYYRFQTFLDTELEEIDKTTLRNIRELKIAAQQMINQNSKKIDELCSLLLEDV, encoded by the coding sequence GTGGTAAAAAAAGTAATTGAACAATTAGTTTTGACCTTTGATGGTCAACATGATTACATAGATTTTGTCAAAAATGATCCTGATCTGGTTTTATCCCAGGGTACTTCAGGTTTTACAGTTTCAGGATGGGTTAATCCCCATCATCTCACTAAACAAGCTACTACTTATGGAACACGCAATGTCTTTTTTGCCCGTTCTTCAGACCGATACAGTGATAATTTTGAAGTTGGTGTTAGTCCTACAGGAAATTTAGATATTTACATTGATGAACAATTGAGCAAATTTATCAAAACCCTGGGTAATAGAGAATTAACCATTGGAGAATGGCACTTTTTTGCTATTGTTTTTAATCAAGGTGATCTTACCGTATATCTTGATCATAATCAATATATAGAATATTTTACAGGTTCTGCGTTAAATAAAGCCACAAGTCCGATCACTCTGGGGGGAACTTTACACAATAATATATATTTTTCAGGACAATTAGCTCATATTAGTGTCTGGAATTATCCATGTAATCAGGAACAAATTCAAGCCCATCGTTCTGGGCTAATAGTTGGGGATGAAGAAGGATTAGTTGCCTATTGGAAATTAGATGAAGGAGCAGGAAGAATAGTCAAAAACCAAATTGGAGAATCTTATCAGGGAAATTTTTATGGTGATCCTAGTTGGAATTTAGCACAAATTCCCTTTCTAGGAGAATCATCTGATCAAGCAGAAATTCCCACTGAGAATTCTATTAGTTCACAACAGCAAGAAACCACAATAAACCAAGTAGAATCACCTATTAATATCCAAATTCTACTCCCATTATCTACACAGGAATCACAAGAAAATATCAATAAAACAGCCCAACCAAAATATAAAATACTTGCCATTGATGGAGGTGGTATTCGCGGTATTATCCCTGCACTTGTTCTAGCAGAAATTGAAAAGCGAACACAAAAACCTATATTTAGTTTGTTTGATTTAATTGCTGGTACTTCCACTGGGGGAATTTTAGCACTGGGATTAACTAAACCCCGATTAAATACAGAAACTGCTGATAAATTAACCCAAGCTGAATATACTGCTGCGGATCTATCAGAACTATTTATTGAGTATGGGGTGGAAATATTTTATGAGCCATTATTTGAAAAAATACTTGGACCTTTAGAAGATATATTTTTACAGCCCAAATATGCTTCTACCAGCAGAGTAGAAATGCTCAAACAATATTTTGGTGATAGTCTGATAGAAAATAATTTAAAAGAAGTCTTTGTTACCAGTTATGATATTGAGCAAAGAATACCCATATTGTTTACTAACAAACGGGAAAAACAACAGATAGAATCTCAAAGATCTCGCAATTTATGTGCAGGATTTTCGCTTTTAGATGCAGCATTAGCCACCAGTGCTACTCCTACTTATTTTCCTCCCCATCGCATTACCACTAATCACAATAATAATGGTTTTTATACTTTAGTAGATGGGGGAGTTTTTGCGAATAATCCAGCCCAGTTAGCTATTTCTGAAGCAAAAATTAGTAGTAAACGAGAGGCAAATAGGGTTCTGAATACAGAAGATATCTTAATGGTTTCCTTGGGTACAGGTTCACTGACAAGTGTTTATCCTTATAATGAAGTCAAAAATTGGGGACTTTTGCAATGGGGAAGACCACTTTTAAATATTATGTTTGATGGTAGTAGTGAAGTTGTGGCTGGAGAATTAGAGCGCTTGTTTGCATCTAGTAATCCAGAAAATACAAGTTCTTATTATCGGTTTCAAACATTTTTAGATACAGAACTAGAAGAAATAGATAAGACAACTTTACGCAATATTCGTGAGCTAAAAATAGCCGCCCAGCAGATGATTAATCAAAATAGTAAAAAAATAGATGAATTGTGTAGTTTGTTGTTAGAGGATGTCTGA